The stretch of DNA CAAAGTATTTTTACATCCACTTCATATATACGACTTGACAGATTAATTATCCCAGAATCATATAGGGTTATaccaaaaaaatgtataatctCCAGATGGGTGTTTAAAACTTTatctttatttcatattttcaatatttatacAGAAATGGTTAAACAAGATGAAAAAAGCAGATTATATGTACAAATGACTTCTGATAATCAGTGAAATACATATGCTACAGCCACAAACTCAAACAAAATTGTAATACACCTCATATAATACACAACAAACAGAAGAGCAGGAGAGGTTATAAGGCGTATGAATTCTGTTAATTGCTCAACTTTCTGTATTGTTCTCAGTTGCCATGGAGTGCTGGTGTATTTAGCTGACTTGTTGTGCAGTTAGAAACATTGCTAAACCGTAGTTTTAACAAAGGCTTTCAGAATCACTTTTATCAAATCATTTaccagtctttttttttccataagtaCCCACACAAATGGTCactaaatatttcaaattatgTGGTTGTAACTTCCATTTTACTGGACAATATGAGGGATAATAATATCCAGTATAATGCTTTATGATATCCATTATGAGAGACCATAACAAAGCTTAGTAAAAACTACCTTGTTGAGCATGAATTTGCAATTTATTTCCTGTTGTAATTTTTGTCCTATTGAAAGTTTGGgcagacacttttttttttttctttactcaGCTGCAGGTGATGTGAGTGGGAAGGACATTCATATTCTAAGCATTTGATTGGACGCAAATCTGTGCAATGCAATGACACAtcactttattttgtttcatgttttctAGAAGACAAAAAATGTCCAATAGTGAACTTTTAGTAGTACACTAACATGTGACCTCAAAGCTAACATATAGAGAccaaaagccacaaaactctAATGTTTGTAATATGATGGTTGGGAATCACAGCACTACCCAATAGTATGACAGTTTTACAAAGTCTCTCTTTACTGACCTCTACTGGTTAGTCAAGCTCATGAGCAGCAGGCATTTTACCACCTCAAAGGACAAAACACGCCTGGCAAGCTCAGCTtctcatgaaaatatataaaatacatacagaGTGTAAATGTTATGGGTGTACCTTTGatatgttttaacatttatttcggTGTGGTACATTCACCAACAACTTTGTAAAAGCAGACAAAacgtaaatgtgtttttgtctgcttttaCAAATTATTTCAATAGTTCATTTGTATCTAAAACAAAGAGCACAGCATTTCAGTTGTGTTAGTGAAAAGGCTATTTATATGTTACATGATAAATATAGTTTTGATACTAATGAATGCAaggacattttaaaatctaaaattagTCACCATGACATTAaaacttcttgtttttatggaatattacaGAATAATTACtaactaataaattaataataataataaaaatgtattttttatatatatatatatatatatatatatatatatatataatacatttttattattattattattattatatataaactatatatatatatatatatatatatatatatatatttattcatgtgCCACTGAATCataataacttcccctccctcttgcagcggcATCTCTTCACGTGTCGATGATGTGTTTACTAGTGCAAgggtggggcaacctgtcactcacatgagatcgaccaatagcaaaacCCCACCCCTTCAAGAAGCCGTTTAACTCGAATATATCTCAAAATAAGGAAAGAAAAGACGATCGCGACTTCTGTTTCATTGCGACTTTAATCACTAGACAGAATGCCACCCAggccttaaaggtgcagtaagcgatttctgagaaacgctgttgatatttgaaatcaccgaAACAAACATGCCCCTACCTAAAAGGATCACACCCCTATCTTGATAGCTCCACCCCCAAATTCATGAACATTctatgcaacacaggcacctcccccctCATAAGTGgccacgccccttactgctgattggctaataatgtgttttagTGCTCAATCCGATCGACTTAGAATTCACTTTACTGCACctgatataaaataaagaaaacattgaaataaatgaatattaggAATCACCCAAAATAATAATTCAcccaaataataatattttttatgctATTTTACATCTTAAACTATGTTTATTTATGTCTCAGTCACTGGTCAGTACTTATTTACTAAATATATCTCTTCTGACATATatgtcaggtttttttttttagatatggCATCAAGCAAAAACGTCAATTATGCTTATGGTAGCTACAGTGACATAATCGCGGTGGTTTTCTCGGGTTTATTGAGGTTTTTTTCATAATACATGTAATGCACATGTGAACCAGATGAATATGAGAACCAGACCTCTTCGTTTAGGGTTTATATAAACAGAACTTTCAGAATCTGAAATCTATTTGGATTCATTCCTATTgaaaattggtgcatgtaaacatttaaatggttatGAATTGGTGTTTGCAGTAATTGCGCGATAAATTTTATaagtattatttttaacataatagACCAATTTTTGTCACTAATTTTGTACATCTTTGTTGTGTAGTATGTCTACTAATGAcacaaatgtaattaatttaaatctAGAAATTATTCGGAGGGCGGTGTTTGAAGACTGGGATTCGGATCCACTTGTCCAGGCATAGATCTCATACGGGCTTCTCTCTGAACATGCCGTCTGTGGTTGACTTACTGTTTGCAGTCATGCTGGTTCGATTGGTCGGTGCCTCGGATGCAAAGTGGAGCACACTTCGCAGAGAGCTAACcagatttttcttgaaaccccgGCCAAGGCACACATAGAGCAGCGGGTTCAGGCAGCTGTTAATGTAAGCCAAACAGAGGGTCAGCACATGGGCCAGACGCACGTTGGCTCGAAGACTTTCTGACTGCTCGTATAAAATCAACTCCAGAAGATCCACGATCTGTAGTGGAGACCAGCATAGGAAGAAGCTAAGCACCAATGCCAGGATGACACGCAGCGTCCGGGCCGACTTGTCGCTTCGTCTTTGTCCTCGCCCGGAGCTCATTGTGCGGTAAACCATCCAATGGCTGCCGCAGATGATCAGGAAAGGCAgcagaaaagacaaaaaactgCGGGTAAGGGTTACAGCCCATGCGTGACCAAAACTATTGTAGGCGCTATTGCACAATGTTTTAGTCTCGTCCCTACGTGTTTCCATGTGAGCAAATTGAGGAGAACCTCCAAGGAGAGCGAGAATCCAGACGAAGAAACAGACGCAGCGGGCCTGCCTCGGATGCCTGTGGTTCTGGCACCACACGGGTTTGGTCACCAGTAGGAAACGGTCCAAGCTGATCACAACCAGGAGCAGAACGCTGCAGTACATCATCATGTAGAACAGACCACTGAGTAATTTGCAAGCCAAATCACCAAAAGGCCAGTGTTTGTCCTGGGCGAGCGACACCATGAGAAAGGGCAACGACAAGCAGCACAGCAGATCCGCGATGGCCAGATTTAGAAACCACTGCGCATTCACGGAGTTCGGCATTCGGAACGCGGTCACCCACACTACCAGACCGTTCCCAGGAACGCCCAACAGGAACACAATGCTGTAGCAGACCAGAGCGATCCAGTGCCTGAGACCTATCTCAGACATTAGTATTTC from Ctenopharyngodon idella isolate HZGC_01 chromosome 18, HZGC01, whole genome shotgun sequence encodes:
- the c5ar1 gene encoding C5a anaphylatoxin chemotactic receptor 1 produces the protein MEGDYLDYSPFDFSNESYSCEDPENCTDIEFPNEILMSEIGLRHWIALVCYSIVFLLGVPGNGLVVWVTAFRMPNSVNAQWFLNLAIADLLCCLSLPFLMVSLAQDKHWPFGDLACKLLSGLFYMMMYCSVLLLVVISLDRFLLVTKPVWCQNHRHPRQARCVCFFVWILALLGGSPQFAHMETRRDETKTLCNSAYNSFGHAWAVTLTRSFLSFLLPFLIICGSHWMVYRTMSSGRGQRRSDKSARTLRVILALVLSFFLCWSPLQIVDLLELILYEQSESLRANVRLAHVLTLCLAYINSCLNPLLYVCLGRGFKKNLVSSLRSVLHFASEAPTNRTSMTANSKSTTDGMFREKPV